Proteins from one Oscillatoria nigro-viridis PCC 7112 genomic window:
- a CDS encoding calcium-binding protein, translating to MVVICGDNLDNLLAGEIGDDSLCGLGGNDTLSGLGGNDTLDGGEGNDSLAGGVGSDRLLGYFGNDSLSGGEGNDKLEGGAGNDLLEGGEGADLIRGEDNNDSIFGGAGNDCLNGGQGNDTAIGGDGDDRLFGGSNNDLLMGGKGNDRLFGEGGNDTLIGDLDNDYINANAGDDLLEGNQGSDTLIGGPGNDIISGYGFSSTVEQIDYLIGQNGADLFVLGSSNARPYLFYSGDAAHAVIEDFNRGEGDKIQVVGFVQDRDGSRFFSYRFESYDDGTRRGTRILVGSDLIADVQNITDVNLSDCAIVSTGFTPPSRDFPSFPSLPEIPFPIPPLPTPFSPLLPVFVESLASFQL from the coding sequence ATGGTAGTTATATGCGGTGACAATCTCGATAATTTGCTAGCAGGTGAAATTGGCGATGATTCCCTGTGCGGGCTTGGAGGTAACGATACTCTATCTGGTTTGGGTGGCAATGACACTTTAGATGGCGGAGAAGGAAATGATAGTCTCGCAGGTGGAGTCGGTAGCGATCGCCTTTTGGGCTACTTTGGTAACGACAGTCTCAGCGGTGGCGAAGGCAATGACAAACTTGAAGGAGGTGCCGGGAACGATCTTCTTGAGGGTGGCGAAGGCGCCGATTTAATCAGAGGAGAAGACAATAACGACAGTATCTTCGGAGGGGCTGGCAATGACTGTCTTAACGGCGGTCAAGGCAATGATACGGCGATCGGAGGAGATGGAGACGATCGCTTGTTTGGTGGCAGCAACAACGACTTGCTAATGGGCGGCAAAGGTAACGATCGCCTGTTTGGAGAAGGTGGCAATGACACTCTAATAGGTGACTTAGATAATGACTACATCAACGCCAATGCAGGAGACGATTTGCTTGAGGGAAATCAAGGCAGCGACACCCTGATTGGCGGGCCGGGTAATGACATCATATCGGGTTATGGATTTTCCTCAACAGTAGAACAAATTGATTATTTAATCGGGCAAAATGGAGCCGACTTATTTGTTCTCGGTTCGTCAAATGCCCGCCCTTACCTTTTCTATAGCGGTGACGCCGCCCATGCCGTTATTGAGGATTTTAACCGGGGCGAAGGTGACAAAATTCAAGTTGTTGGCTTCGTACAAGATCGTGACGGTTCTCGCTTCTTCTCTTACCGATTTGAATCTTATGATGACGGTACGAGACGGGGAACTCGGATATTGGTCGGATCGGATTTAATCGCCGATGTTCAAAATATTACTGATGTGAATCTATCAGATTGCGCGATCGTTTCGACAGGGTTTACACCGCCATCGCGAGATTTTCCATCCTTCCCGTCTCTGCCGGAAATTCCCTTCCCGATACCGCCGCTTCCCACTCCTTTCTCGCCACTGCTGCCAGTTTTTGTGGAAAGTTTGGCTTCTTTTCAATTGTGA